The window tcatagccaagggtcagaatacttctgtaaataagggatttatttgtaattttttttacacatttgcaaatatttctcaaaaccttttttcgctttgtcattattaggtattgtgtgtagattgctgaggaacaaataaataattgaatccattttagaataaggctgtaacataacaaaatgtggacaaaagGAAATACCTCCcggaatgcactgtacatacttcATAGTAAAAGAGCAACTTGTTTTGATGTTCACCTAATTAAAATGATCTGTAGGCTATAAACCACACTGCTCATGGGATCACATACAGCCAAACTTGAAATGCATAGCCTATCTATTTAAATAGGCCCAGTTAAATTAGAGACGCGCATGGTGATGTGTCGTCTGGTACCATCAGTAATGTGAACCCATCACAGCTACAAAAGGTGAGGAATTTATTCTGCAATGGTTTTTTAAAAATGACAGAAATAGGAAATGGATTCCTATGTCTAATTATTTTACATTCCAACTAAATGAAATAGGCTACATCGTGTTATTATGATTATTTGATCAATAAGCCTGTCATCATATCCCCCACAAAATACCTGCTTGCAATACAATACTTCAACCACTATAAGATGTACGTACGCATGGTCTGAAGTTTGCGTGGAGGAAAGGAAATTGTCACGTTAAGTTCAATTTTTATAAACGCTAACTCTTGCTGGAAAACCGGCACAAGCACACTTTGGGATATATTTTCTAAGTACGCAcggtttataaatgaggccccttgTGACTGAgatacagatatacacacacacacacacacacacacacacacacacacacacacacacactcacacacacatccgttAAACCTCCTatactcctttgagacccctctttcatagtcactgagatctcttctagccaaaataatgggcaactgggcattttctAAGTATGATGGAACGTTAATTGTGAACTAACTCAGGAAGCCCACCTGCgtagaagcacctgctttcaaaatACATCGTCTcgctcatttactcaagtgtttcctttattttggcagttacctacaTTTGAACCATTTTTACACTATTAACTTTTACACCATTTTGAAGATCAAATCTTTGCCTTTCATGCATACAGTACTAACTCTGTAGGTTTCTCAGTGAGAAAATGAAGGTGGTTCTCGTTTGTATTTTGTGCTGGTGTCAGGTCAGGCGGTTTTCAGAGGCATACTTCTTCACAGAACACCCCAAAGAGACATCCCTGACATTTCAAGAGGACCTGTGAGTATTGGCATGGTGTAGTTTTGTCACTCTGTTTTACACTAAATGTTATGTCAATGCTTCACCTGAGATTTCATTCTATGAATGGAGGAAATGTAAGTCCAATGTGTTCGAGTCGTTATGATAGATAGCAAAaagtcctcttcttcttctttctcctcttAACATCGTCTTCTTCCTCTATCTTCTTTCTCCTGGTTAAAGGATCAACAGACACGGTCAGATAGCTGTGGAGGTGCGTAGCTCCAACTACCTGACCAGGATGCCACCGTTACCTGTAGAATGCCTGGATATTGACGGAGACTGGAACAGCCTGCCTATCATCTTCGAAGATAGATATGTAGAGTCTCCACGGTCAGGTGAGTTGACTAAGTCCGGGATTTCATTCAACAGCGATGTTATAATCGCTGATGGCTCAACAAGAATTCCCCTTTAAGTAGTGCTTAATAGGTTGCTAATCTGTTTAAGTTTGAATCCTGGCCCGAGTCTGCTTTTATTTGTGCTAACAATACTCTTATCTGTTTCAGATTCCTACTTTTCAGGTAGTGTAGATAAGCATAATTCAAACATCTAGTATTAGCGTAAGACCTAACATTTTTATCCATCTTTCCTTCtagattggggatcatatataccAACACCTATGTCCACCAGTGAGCAGGCCATCCCCGACCCTCCTGTCACTGATGCCAACAATAGCCCTCCTCCCCTGAACCAGCTCACCAGCTCACCAGCAATACCAACCCAGGAACCTAAAGACAGTGAGGACTGCATGGATATGTCTACACACAGGTCTCTCATAGGAGAGCAGAGCACCAGCATTATTACTGACAAGATAGGAGAGACATCAGACCCAGACAAGGCAGACACAGTCCAGGGAGAACCAGACCAGGGAGAGCCAGTCCAGCCAGGGGATCCAGAGGAGCAGGCCAACGCAGAGGAGAAATCAGAGGAGAGCCCTGGTTTAGGCCTGAGAATAATCAGAGTCAGGCCCACTGATGTGGATCCATTCAGAGGAGAGGCAGTGCTAATGATCTCCTCCAACCACAAACAGTGTACGGACCCACAACATACCTCTAACCGTGAAGACACGACTTGGAAAGACTTGGAGAACCACCAGGACATCATCACACAGAGATACCAGAGCATTATCAGTACAGGAATTGACTTGGATGTAGAAGAGAATGACATTGCTATGGATGATGACAGCAAGTATGTTCCTCTGAGCCGTCTAACCACTTACCCCCAGGCTCCACTCAAAGATCATCCCCTCACGCACCCTCTACCTACGGACCTGAGGAGAGAGCTGGCCCACcgaggggtggtgggggtggggggcccCAAGATAATGAACCGCTCCCCCTCCATCATCTCTGACTCAGGCATCGAGAGTGAGCCCAGCTCGATGGCCTGGCTCCTGGACGCTCACCGGACTGGAGGAGGGCGCCCTCCGGAGGAGATAATGGTACTGCAGCGCCTGGAGAGGAGACACCCAGCCCACCGCAGCTCCCTGGAGGGCCTGCAGACAGAGAGTGGAGCCAGTGGGGGCAGCCTGCCCGGCGGAGGGGGTGGCAGTATGGGTATCCAGGCCTCCCTCACCTCCATCTCGTCCCTGCCCTACGAGGACGACGAGGAACAGAGGTACCAGCAACAGCTCAGTAAACTGACCAAGTCTGTCTCAGCTCCTCAGATCTCCAGCCCTGAGGACACAGAAGAGGACCAGGGAGGAGCGGAGGCGGAGGTAGACACGGAGAGCGAGGGGACCAGCGGGTACCAGGACCAGGAGGTGGGatgctcctccatctccactgctCCCACCCATGTAATGACTGGGGACTTGATTAGACACCAGGAGTCCTTATCCGGGGGAAACTACTCCTCTCTAGAGGACATCCAAGAGGGAGAGCTGCCTGAGGTTGGTCTGTTGGACTGGGTAGCTGCGCCCTCACTACCCCAGCATGTGACCAGAGCTCATATGGAGATTTGTCATGCTCTTAAAGAAACTCTTAGATCTAATGAATCTGCTTTGCCAGTGGCCCTGTTAGACACTCAGGACATGAAAGCAGTGTTAAGTGGCATTAGTCGAGTACCGGAAGTCTTGCTGTTCCAACAGTATGTTGAATGCCATGATGATGTGAAGGATCCAGCTGTAGTCAGTCAGATGGAGGATAAGAAACATCACAGAGGCGATAGCCGTGGTGTCCCAAACTCAGTGGACCCAGGTCCCTGTGAAGTAGACTTCGCCCCCTGTAGCTGTGAGACAAAACCCTGTGAACATGACAGCGGTGTGCTGGTGGATGATGTGGAGGATAATCCAGTCAGGAATGACTGTCAGAGTCTCCATCAGATTGGGTTGAATGACCTTGTTGACCAGGACCTACTGGATCATCATCATACTCCCTGCCAGAGCCTCCATCGGGTCGGGCTGCGTGACCTAGTGGTGGTCTCACAGAGGAAGAGCCTCCATGACCCCAGgcctatcccctctatccccaaccacacagagagacccaTCCACCTCATAGGCCTTACTGTCAATGATAGGGCCAGGTCTGATGACCTCATAGGGCTCCCGGCCAACGAGCGAGAGCAGCTGGATCTCAACGGTCAGACCAAGCCGGCTAAGATTCCCAGTAGCTCGGAGTCAGGGTCAGGCTCGGGGTCAACCTCAGGGTCAGGCCTGTCCTTtatgaacaggaaggtggtggaggtggtgaatatgtctgtgtcctgtgcTCCGACCTGTCTTCCCTTCTCCTCCGTCCTCCGGGACTCACCGTCCATTAGCGGCATCTCCACTCGACAAGCCGCATCCCCCATTACCCATCAGCCTCTGGGGTCCTTCGGCATCATCTCCTCATCCTCGTCCAACTCCCTGGGGACAGACGACGACACAAACGAGAGGATGCTGCAGTGAGTCGTTTTTTCTTTCTAGTTTTTGAATGAGACGGAAGTCAGATGTTTGCTCTTTTACCTCTTTGATGATGAGTTCTTGTGAGTGGGTGATTTCCCATAATGATGCTGTTGTTATTTCCAACAATGATTCCACCTCTGACCATCACTTGTCCCCTCTGCCCACACTGTTTTCCAGTTTCTACAGGTCCAAAGAGGATCTGGTGAAAGCCCTGGTGTTCCAGGCAACCCTGTACAGTGACCTCCCTCACCTGGCCTCCGACCTGCCCTATTTCCCccctgaggaggaggatgaggagtttGAGGATGGCATACACCTGGTTGTCTGTGTCCACGGCCTTGATGGTgagacaatcaatcaatcaatcaagcaaTCAATTAAATCAACCAAATCAACCAAATTAACCAATCACCTGATCCACCTGATTGTATATGTCCATGGCCTGGATGGTAAAACAGCATACAATGTTGTCCAATGCTAGGACAATGCAACTTTAATCAAAAGAACTGCACAGTCCAGAATATCGTTTGGGTCCCCCCTCTATGCTTACATACAGATCAGGGGCCAGCAGTTTGAAGGTGTATTGTTTTATTGTGTCCTCCTAGGGAACAGTGCAGACCTTCGCCTGGTGAAGACCTTCATAGAACTGGGTTTACCAGGGTCCAGACTGGACTTCCTCATGTCTGAGAGGAACCAGGTAAAATACAGAATATTCTGTCTGCACATTAATACAATAAACATAGATTTTTGTAAATCGATAATAATCCTGTGAATATGCTTTAAATTTTAGCTACTTATACCAGAGCACCCTTGTTAAAGAGGTATTTGAATCTCTATAGGAtttctggttaaataaatgtcaaAATATGTTGGTTGTTTTCCTCTCACTTGGCTGCAGACGGACACGTTTGCAGATTTTGACACCATGACGGACAGGCTAATAGACGAGATCATCCAGCACATTCAGCTGTACAACCTCACCGTCGGACGGATAAGGTCAGTATCCTAACCACTACACAACATTAAGGTCAAGTCTCCGAACCACCACACAACCTTAAGGTCAGTTCTAACTATCATACATGTATTTTGTGAGATAGTAAAATAGAACTTCTACAATCAAGACAGGATAACCATATTGCTTCAGAAGATAATAAACAACGTTTCTTGTTGTACATTTTTTCTCAACTTGTTTTTTTATTACTTTCGAGCACTTCAAGCTATATTACAGAGTAGCCAGCTAACTGCCAGCTAACTGCCAGCTAACTGCCAGCTAACTGCCAGCTAACTGCCAGCTAACTGCCAGCTAACTGCCAGCTAACTGCCAGtgacaggtggcctagtggttagagtgttggaccagtaaccgaaaggttgctggatcgaatccctgaactgaataggtaaaaatctgtcgttctgcccctgagcaaggcagttaacccactgttcccgggGTGCCGTGGATGTCTGttatggcagccccctgcaccgcTCTGATCCAGAGGGGtttagttgaatgcattcagttgtacaccAATGTATCCCAGTGTAGCCATGGATTGTGCATCTTCTGTTGTTTAGCTAAGTCGCTAGCTGGTTGATGCTTTCCTTTTGTAGCAAGGGCAGATGAAAGCAACATCCACCTCCACAAATTCTGTTTGCATTGATAACCATACTGAATGAAGCTGTTTAGGGACCTCACGGACACCCTTAACTTATTCACCTAATTTCATGGGGGAATTCACATTCAAATGTTTTGTGCAACAGACTTAAAGTTAAGGAAACTAAGGAAAGAGATGAGGGGGAAATGAACTTAAGGTGTTTCATGCAACTGGGCCCATTGCCTTAACTTCCACAGTTCCAACTACCACACAACATTAAGGTCTGTGTCCTAACCCTCACACAACATTAAGGTAATTTCTAATTACCAGACAACATTAATGTCAGTATTCTAACTACTACATAACATTAATGTCAGTGTcctaaccacaacacaacattaaGGTCCGTTCTACCTACCACACAACATTAATGTCAGTATTCTTACTACCACATAACATAAAGACACAGGTACAGTAATAGGAGGCAATGGAGAAACAAAACAGCCCAATAGCCACTAGATGGCAGGATATGAATACATTATGATATTCACTGGGAATTGCattcaattgcatcctcctcacgtccTCTCTCCTCGTCACCTTCTTAAAACCCATTGTATGAGAAAGGCAGAGGTTCCTACTCCTCCAATtagttttgagaaggagacgaggagaaagCACACTAGGAGTatgcgtcctctctcctccgtcttctCTCGCCTCCTTTTGAAGTAGGTCAAAGGAGAGTCTGCGAGGAAAGTGAACGTGGATGAAATGAGACGGCTGTCATTAGGCAAATGAtgtttacaggggtggatcctCAAATAAATGTGTAAAGTGATCAAACAAATGAAGTTAGTTGTGCAAGACATGTTATAGATGAAAAAATGAGTTGTTTTTAAACATGTGCAAGTTTCTTTGAATTGACACACTCCTCGACCACTTATCGGTTTCCGGGGcacggaggagaggacagaggacggACTTTTGCCCAAATGAGAAAACCCCCCTATCTCAGTTCAATCCTCAACCCTATCAAACTGATTGCCAGTtagagcagaggaggctggtgggaggagcaataggagtacgggctcattgtaatggctgcaaTGGAAGAAATGGAACGGGGTCAACCGGTTTCCATATGTTTAATGTATTTCATatcgttccatttattccattccagccattacaatgagcccgtcctcctatagctcctcccaccagccccctCTGAGTTAGAGAAGGTTTTAATAACCCAGTAATGGGGGATATTCCCATGCACTTTCAACCACTTAGCATTGTCTTTGATGTGAAGAACTGAAACATATTTCTCTCCGCAGCAGAACACTAATGGATCCAAATCAAGTACAGTGATTCATCATGTACAATAATTGCCCTAAATATGCCAATTTTCCTATCTGAGTTTCCGTGTGTGCTATTTAAGTATGCATTCTTTTCAACATAGTTTATACTCTGGAGAAATGTGACTAAAGACATGGAGTGCCACAGTAGcagctgtctctctcctcatcgcCTCTACTATATTTAGTGATAGAGGTAACAGATGAGGTGGTTTGTAGCTGGTGTTAAGGGATGCTGCCCAGTACTGTGATGACGGTGATACTACTGTAATTAGCAGATGAGAACTTAACATCTAAGGAAATCTAACGCCCCATGGACTACTGGGGTAAAGCAGCTAATTACTATCTTAGCCATTAAGACGTCAAGACGTCACCTTGCTTATTTGGACATTAATCATCTCTATGGAGTTAAAAACATATAGATCTATTTTCTTGACAAAACTCAAGGGGCTAGATTGGGATGAGCTACCCTCGTCCTGAACACGTTGATAGAGTAAATAGCAGGGGGCCAAGGAATTGGAGGCACACTCTTGCTGTGCATAGTTTCTATTCTATAATAAGAAACTGTGCAGTCAGTCTTGGCAGTCTTTTCATTTGCTCATTCTTTAGGTCTAACGAGACCTGGGCAGCAGCAGAGTAATGTATTGATCTGTTTTGTTTGTCTGTTTTGTTTctgttctgtttgtctccttTTTCCGACCCTCAGTTTCATCGGTCACTCTTTGGGGAACGTGATTATCCGGTCGGTGCTGACAAGGCCTCGGTTCCGCTGCTACCTGGTCAAGCTGCACaccttcctgtctctgtctggacCACACCTGGGAACGCTGTACAACAACAGCACGCTGGTCAGCACAggtgaggtagggagggaggtgaggtagggagggaggtcgGGTCTTTGTAATCCTTGCAAAACATAGGGCATCGTTGACTTAGCATGGAGAATAGAAACAGTGcagactgtatgtactgtatactgaTTCTGGTTTTGTCTCCTCAGCAGCTTCCTACCAGTCTGTATTAACTGTACTGTATTTAGCTCTGCCCTGAGATCATCCCAGGGTTGTCTTCAATGGGGGATGTGTGTGTCTTTTATTCAGATGGTTGAATCAGGTCTCTGGCTGTCTGTGGTTTGTAGGGGATGTCTGTGGTTGTTTTAGATCTCTAGGTGATGTCTGtggttgttacaggtctgtggcTGATGTCTGTGGTTGTTTTAGATCTCTAGGTGATGTCTGTGGTTGTTTTAGGTCTGTGGTTGTTTTAGGTCTGTAGGTGATGTCTGTGGTTGTTTTAGGTCTGTAGGTGATGTCTGTGGTTGTTTTAGATCTCTAGGTGATGTCTGTGGTTGATGTATGTATGTGGCTGATGTCTGtggttgttacaggtctgtggcTGACGTCTGTGGTTGTTTTAGGTCTGTGGCTGATGCAGAAGCTGAAGAAATCTGGATCGTTGCTGCAGCTCACCTGCAGAGATCACACCGATCCTCGGAAAACCTTCCTCTATCTTCTCAGTCAGAAACCAGGTAGATACTGCTATAATGTAGGAGGAACTACACTGTAAGAGCACAATTAGCTCAAATATTCATTAAAATGTTGTTCATCTTGTCTTTTTTTTCCTCTTTTCCTTTCCATATGTAATTTGGCTAACACACAGActccactagctagctagctctgttCTGGGAAGCACCCCCACAGTGTGAGATGAACAAAGCATCCGTTTGTCAAAGACTCCAAGTACATAACccagaaaaacactttttttcttctagctgtgccgggcTGACAAAATGATCCAAACCCTGTCATTTGAAACTCAGTAGTGCACTCTTTTAAGAGCACAGTGACAGGAGACACGAGAAATAACACAGTTTCATCAGTCGAGGGCTGTCAAACAATGATGATGGCACCAAGTAATATAGAAATATAACCCACAAACACTTTCTGTcactctatttctgtctctctgtctacgcCCTCTGTTTGTCTGGTTTCTCAGGGCTCCAGTTCTTCAAGAATGTGGTGTTGGTGGCATCGCCTCAGGACCGATATGTTCCCTTCCACTCTGCAAGGATAGAGATGTGCAGGACTGCACTCAAAGACAGGACCACAGGTTAGCACCACTCACTGCAGCTCCTATGTTCTTATTAAAAAGACcagatgcctgcattctccaccaAATACATCTAAGAATCATGGTTTGCATAGTAAACAATCGTCATCACGTACTGTACCTTTGTCTCTGTTGACGTgcgtgtttctgtctccatattcAAGGTCCAGTGTACACAGAGATGATCAACAACCTACTCCAGCCGTTGGTGGGGGCTAAGGACTGTTGTCTGATTCGCCAGAATGTGTTCCACGCCCTGCCCAACACCGCCAACACTCTGATTGGCCGAGCCGCTCACATCGCTGTGCTCGACTCTGAACTCTTCTTGGAGAAGTTCTTCCTGGTCGCAGGGCTCAACTACTTCAAATAGAACTTAAAACTACTTCATATAGTAATTCAAACTACTTTAAAGGGATACATCAGGATTTTCGACAATGAAGCCCTTTAGCTATTTCCCCAGAGTTAGATGAATTTGTGGATTCCATTTTTAggtctctgtgtgcagtttgaaggaagttgctaactagcaggAGCACAATTGCAAACTAGCATTAGGGCAATGACTGGAAGTATATGGAAACTGCTAGCCTGCTAGTTGATACAGCAGACTTCCAGTCAATGGGCTGACTccagttagcattggctcgcgaaactacctctgacttccttcatactggatgcattgacataaaaatggtatccactagttcatttgactctggggaagtaaatAAAATGCTTAATTGAccaaatcctgaagtatccctttaaatagaggctcaaatatttaaaaaagtagAACCACTACTTCAAATTGAGCTGTAGCTATAGAGAAACTGGCTCAGAGAGGCTCTAGGTGTATATGAAGACCTCTTTGTTGTGGTTAACAGGATAGAAGGATTTGGTGAGAGAAAAGGGGTTGCACCATGACTATGTACAGTGTATATTTAAAGTATGTATACCTATGTTACCCCTGTTGTCAAAGAGGTGGTCATAAGCTCTATACATCCCATCCATATTAACAGCTGTATACAAGTATGTCAAGTGAAACAACTGACGTGGCGCACCGTGTGGCTCATACTGGTGTTGCATAGGCCTTATGAACCCCTTCATCCCTTACCCCTCAGTATATTGTACAACTAATGTTCATCCCAAAGCACTACCAAATCAAGAACATTTCATTTTGGTATGTATCCTGACCTGAAGTGGCTAGTCTGAATGAATCACTGGACGAAGGATCTACGAATCACTGGACGAAGGATCTACGAATCACTGGACGAAGGATCTACGAATCACTGGACGAAGGATCTACGAATCACTGGACGAAGGATCTACGAATCACTGGACGAAGGATCTACGAATCACTGGACGAAGGATCTACGAATCACTGGACGAAGGATCTACGAATCACTGGACGAAGGATCTACGAATCACTGGACGAAGGAGTACATGTAtgcatttgtttaaaaaaagaaggaGATAGTTGTTTGGAATTTCACTCCGTAATTGTAAATGTTATAATACACGTATCAAACTCCACATAGAACTGTGGTGATGTTATATTGTACAAATGTTTCTTTTTACGAAAATTATTTATATAtcattttaaatgatgtattttaAATTATACCATATCCATACGTTT of the Oncorhynchus kisutch isolate 150728-3 linkage group LG17, Okis_V2, whole genome shotgun sequence genome contains:
- the LOC109908671 gene encoding protein FAM135B produces the protein MSEVQGTLEFSVELNKFHNVDLFQRGFYQVRAGLKVSPRVPHRLIATTPGNTGDCSFSSAGVHDGVHEDTTVFSRIFQILYRNEEVNVDDRMLFKVHLLLDGERVEEALSEVDFQLKLDLHFTDNEQQLGDIVTVPVISSRTLGLHFHPRRGLHHHVPVMFDYFHLSVISVSIHASLVALHQPLISFAHTGKGSWLGKGSPENSTDPSAMGVSMENLMFGAGYCKPVITEGSFYVPSENCLQRAHTWHGRLCRLLLVVHRGLRSYYTTVMKEIPQLDQVDIDELPVEETLNLLRTELQLQEGHEKVAEQICRDLTQLCSQLSALWTRFLEAAVPNTHILSHLAQEHHTLRVRRFSEAYFFTEHPKETSLTFQEDLINRHGQIAVEVRSSNYLTRMPPLPVECLDIDGDWNSLPIIFEDRYVESPRSDWGSYIPTPMSTSEQAIPDPPVTDANNSPPPLNQLTSSPAIPTQEPKDSEDCMDMSTHRSLIGEQSTSIITDKIGETSDPDKADTVQGEPDQGEPVQPGDPEEQANAEEKSEESPGLGLRIIRVRPTDVDPFRGEAVLMISSNHKQCTDPQHTSNREDTTWKDLENHQDIITQRYQSIISTGIDLDVEENDIAMDDDSKYVPLSRLTTYPQAPLKDHPLTHPLPTDLRRELAHRGVVGVGGPKIMNRSPSIISDSGIESEPSSMAWLLDAHRTGGGRPPEEIMVLQRLERRHPAHRSSLEGLQTESGASGGSLPGGGGGSMGIQASLTSISSLPYEDDEEQRYQQQLSKLTKSVSAPQISSPEDTEEDQGGAEAEVDTESEGTSGYQDQEVGCSSISTAPTHVMTGDLIRHQESLSGGNYSSLEDIQEGELPEVGLLDWVAAPSLPQHVTRAHMEICHALKETLRSNESALPVALLDTQDMKAVLSGISRVPEVLLFQQYVECHDDVKDPAVVSQMEDKKHHRGDSRGVPNSVDPGPCEVDFAPCSCETKPCEHDSGVLVDDVEDNPVRNDCQSLHQIGLNDLVDQDLLDHHHTPCQSLHRVGLRDLVVVSQRKSLHDPRPIPSIPNHTERPIHLIGLTVNDRARSDDLIGLPANEREQLDLNGQTKPAKIPSSSESGSGSGSTSGSGLSFMNRKVVEVVNMSVSCAPTCLPFSSVLRDSPSISGISTRQAASPITHQPLGSFGIISSSSSNSLGTDDDTNERMLHFYRSKEDLVKALVFQATLYSDLPHLASDLPYFPPEEEDEEFEDGIHLVVCVHGLDGNSADLRLVKTFIELGLPGSRLDFLMSERNQTDTFADFDTMTDRLIDEIIQHIQLYNLTVGRISFIGHSLGNVIIRSVLTRPRFRCYLVKLHTFLSLSGPHLGTLYNNSTLVSTGLWLMQKLKKSGSLLQLTCRDHTDPRKTFLYLLSQKPGLQFFKNVVLVASPQDRYVPFHSARIEMCRTALKDRTTGPVYTEMINNLLQPLVGAKDCCLIRQNVFHALPNTANTLIGRAAHIAVLDSELFLEKFFLVAGLNYFK